CCTTGCCTTCCTGCCCAACTTGGCGTGGTATACGGATGCTGGCACCACGGTTGGCAACACCTGCAGAAAATTCATGGATACTAGAGGTCTCATGCTGGCCGGTAAGACGACGGAGGTTGTCTTTGCCACCACGGGGATCATACACACAGATGTGGTAGTCATGTCTTTTTCCAAGCCTCTCAATAGCATCTTCAATGTACCTAGTAGAGGAATTGTGCAGATGTTAgacaaataaaaagttaagaaacTCCCACAAGAACACATTGCGAAAccaaagtttgttttgtttttttaaacaaaaatcagCTACTGTGGACTATGCATCTGCTACGTTTTGTGGCGATGTCTATATTGAGTGAAGGTAAAATAATGAAGCATGTGGAGTGTTCCTGAGAACTGCTCCAGATTGGCCATTTAGTTATACAAAACACCAAAAAGATTTTACTCTTGACACAAAACACAAGGTGTCTGAGAACTCACTTTAATCCAGCTTCATTCCTCATGTTCTCAGTGCTGTAGTTGGTGTGACATCCAGCCCCATTCCAGTTACCAGTCATAGGTTTTGGATCAAGAGTGGCGACAACACCAAAGTCTTCACAGACCCGATGAAGGATGTACCGAGCCATCCACAGATGATCGCCCATGTCAATGCCTTCACAAGGACCAACCTGGAATTCCCACTGAAAACAGACCAAACGGTGGCTTTGTTATAAAGAAGTACTGGTAAAAAGTTGACTACATAGATACAAGTAGGGTTCCCCCCTTACCTGTGAGGGCATCACTTCTGCATTTGTACCACAGATCTTGATGCCAGCATAGAGACAAGCCTTATAGTGACACTCCACAATGTCACGTCCATAGACTTTGTCTGCCCCAACTCCACAGTAGTAGGGACCTGAGGAAATATGAAGGATAATAAATCATAGGGTTAGTATTTGGCAAGAAATCATTTAATCAGAGACTATGGCATCCATTTAGTTTCCTGCCTCTATAAGgtttaaacacaaaaaaaggaaaaactttATCTACAGATGTTGCCAGACTGAGAATTTTCTAGTAGACTGTTCTGATGGCCTATGTCATCAGAAGACATTTTGGTCTGGAAAGGCAGAATTTCCAGATTTCGATCCCAGTGACAGACTTATGTAGCCAGGAGATGTCCAAGCTCCCATCAACATTTCCCCAGCTAAGAGCATGTTAATGAGGACAGGACACAGACGAAGCAGTCCGTAGATCATCATGTGACCTGCACGGCACACATTGACCAGATGGTTCTAACATTAACCTCTGTGCTGTAGAATGTTAAAACCAGCACAGACAACCATTACAAGAATAGATTCAATGCTTTCAGATAGAGTGGATTACCTTGTGGCCCTGGGAAGCCATTATCGGGCCAGCCATAAGGGTGACCATTGATTCCCAGCAGGGTGTATTCCTGCTCCATTCCAAACCAGGGTCGGTGATCTCTAACCAAGTCCATTACTTTATTGCACGTATGACGCAAGTTGGTTTCTGCATAGAGAGAAGGATGATTGTAAATACACAAAGTTCAACTTACACATCATTCAGCAACTTTATCAAAGCAAACCCATTGTTTACACGGATCTGGGGTGGGGCTGTTTTTTTCCCCATGGATTTCTAAGCACATAAAGCCACCTAATTTAACCATCAGCAACTCATCACAACACTGGTCAAAGCATAGTTTATGGCCATATATGCAGGAGTTCTGCAGTTCAGACCAGAGACGGACGAAGCCTGATGACTTGATCGGGAAAAATAAATAACGTCCAAAAGTGGACTTGTGATTTCAGCAAATGGCCCATTTTTTTACCTGCAGCTTTACGGTTGTATTTCAGAACTTCACACATGACCAGCTTGTTGGGGTCCAGGCAGAAAGGGTCTCTGAACATGTGGACAGGGACGAGGTACATATCACTGTTTGATCCTTCTGCTTGTAACGTGCTCGATCCATCAAAGTTCCATTCTGGGATCTCTGGAATAAGACATTAAAAGCACCAGTGAACATACTGAATCCAGGTTTCGTAATCAAGTagcaacacaataaaaaaaaaaaaaattatatattacataaacGTAGCCATTTATCTGCCAGCATTTTCCACTTAAGTGTTTACAAGAGCGAACAGAGGACTCAGGTCATGTCTTGCAACTATACTTAAAGTTATTGCAGTGACTTTATGCAAAGCTGGTATCACCGTTACTGACAAGATCACAGGGATCAGACCATACCACCACTGAAACGCTCaaaatgtaaaatatcaagaagaaaaaaaaaaaccaaataaattCTGCATTTCTCCCCATAGGCCAATCAAGGTTTTCTTGTAGAAGAATGTGTTAGTCTGCCCAAGGATAGCTGTCTTCTATCCAAATTCTTAAAAAATAGTGTTAATTTTACTTCCAGAAAATGCAGCTCAATATTCCTTCAAGAAGGAGCAGAATGGCTCAGACAGGATTGAGCCAGATACACTATTAAAGGATAGGGATGTGACTGCGTAATACCCTGCATAGACACTTCAAGCTCTGTAATTAGACACCCCATGCAGGGCGAAGGACAGACAGTCACAACAGGATGCCatgtgggggagggggcattTGTCTATTTGTCTCACCTTCAACAGACTTTGGTTCATAGTCCAGGGTCTTGGTTTTGCAGCGGACTCCTTCCCCAGTCCCATCGATCCAGACGTAGGTGACCTGGACCATCCCTCCTTGGGGCAGTTTCATGTACTGCTCCCTTACCCCCTTGTTAAGTCTTGAACTGTGAGACACAGACATTGTTGCAGCTGATCTGtgtgtaaagagaaaaaaaactcaatttaaaCAAATTATACACACATCCACATTAAAATATTAGACGTGGCGTTTTTAAAATTCTTcgtcatgaaaaaaataaacctaCAGATTGAGAAATTGAGATTTTGTGGTGTATACACTAAACCATCTTGGAAATCTGATTAACGTGGATAAATACATTAAAGAATCTGAACAGGGTTGGTTCTGCGAATGGACTACTAGCTCAAGTCCATACACCGCAGCTAGAATTTCTAATGTTATAAAAAGTTACATTTGTAACCACACTTTCCAGCATGACCGGTTATAGTTGGGTTTTAGCCacggtggaggggagggggggggagggaggggggggcgggggaccACCAGCAATAAACTGGACCCTTGTCTCCTATGATGAAGATCTCAAGTCAGAGACTGGCATCCAATCCCATAAAGTGCATTGAATTCTAGATAAATAATGAGCTTTTAGAACTCCACAGCTTAGCTTGCAGTTTATCACACGTCTAATTATGGATATACCGTCTGGGCGGAAATTAAAAATATAGAGAT
This DNA window, taken from Pelobates fuscus isolate aPelFus1 chromosome 9, aPelFus1.pri, whole genome shotgun sequence, encodes the following:
- the LOC134573275 gene encoding glutamine synthetase, which produces MSVSHSSRLNKGVREQYMKLPQGGMVQVTYVWIDGTGEGVRCKTKTLDYEPKSVEEIPEWNFDGSSTLQAEGSNSDMYLVPVHMFRDPFCLDPNKLVMCEVLKYNRKAAETNLRHTCNKVMDLVRDHRPWFGMEQEYTLLGINGHPYGWPDNGFPGPQGPYYCGVGADKVYGRDIVECHYKACLYAGIKICGTNAEVMPSQWEFQVGPCEGIDMGDHLWMARYILHRVCEDFGVVATLDPKPMTGNWNGAGCHTNYSTENMRNEAGLKYIEDAIERLGKRHDYHICVYDPRGGKDNLRRLTGQHETSSIHEFSAGVANRGASIRIPRQVGQEGKGYFEDRRPAANCDPYAVTEAMIRTTILNETGNETKDYGN